CGCAATATTTCACATTCGCTGAGCCGCCGAACGAGCTGGACCTCGAGTGCGGTCGCAAACTCGGACCCATAACGCTCGCCTATGAGACCTACGGCAACCTGAACGCCGACAAGAGCAATTGCATACTGATCTGTCACGCACTAACAGGCGACTCTCATGCCGCCGGCACGCACGCCGGTGAAGAAAAGTCACTCGGCTGGTGGGACAATATGATCGGACCTGGCAAGGCGTTCGACACGACAAAGTATTTTGTCGTCTGCTCAAATATAATCGGCGGATGCAAGGGCAGCACCGGTCCCAGGTCTATCGACCCAAAGACAGGTAAGCCATATGCGCTCAACTTCCCGATGGTGACGATACCAGACATGGTCCATGCGCAAAAAGCCCTCATAGACCACCTCGGGATCAAGCAGCTTATGTGTGTGGTCGGCGGAAGTATGGGCGGCATGCAAGTGCTCCAATGGGCTGTAACCTACCCAGACATGGTTCGCATGGCGATACCCATTGCGACCACCGCGAGGCTCTCGCCCCAGGCAATTGCGTTCGATGCAGTGGGCAGGCAGGCGATCATGGTCGACCCAAACTGGAACGAAGGCAACTATTACGATAGCGACACCCCAAGCGGCGGCTTGAGCATTGCGCGAATGATCGGGCATATAACCTATCTATCCGACAAGTCCATGACATCTAAATTCGGGCGAAATTTGCAGGACAAAGACAACCCCGAATATGATTTCGTGACTGAGTTTCAAGTGGAGAGTTATCTCAACTATAAAGGCGACTCATTCGTCAAGCGCTTCGACGCGAATTCGTATTTGTATATAACCAAGGCAATGGACTATTTCGACCTCTCGCAGCCCAGCGGTGAACTGCGAAAGAGCCTTGCCGGTGTGAAATCGGCTTTTCTGGTCGTATCGTTCTCATCCGACTGGCTGTTTCCGTCGTATATGTCCAAGGAGATCGTGGCAGCCTTGAGGCGAAACAACGTGGATGTCAGCTATGCAGAGATTCAGTCGGATTATGGGCACGATGCGTTCCTGTTGGAAGTGGATGCGCTCAGCCGCCTGATCGAGAGTTTCCTTGAATATGCCGACCCCATGAATGGACATGATGATGAGTTCTGAAATATCGACAACCGGCCGCGAGTATAATCTTCAGCCCGAGCTGAAACATATAGTGGACATGGTCAAGCCAGGAAGCCGCGTGCTCGACCTCGGCTGTGGTGAAGGCGATCTGCTCAAAGCCCTGCAGATTCAAAAACGCGCGCGTGTGCAGGGAATCGAACTATCGGACACCGCCATTCAGGAGTGCATCACAAAGGGCTTGTTCGTCTATCATGGCGACCTTGACGAGGGTCTGGCCGACTTCAACGACCAGAGCATGGACTATGTGATCCTCACAAACACCATTCAGGTGTTGCACAGGCCGGACTTTCTGATACAGGAAGCCGCCAGAGTCGGCAGACACTGCATCATATCGATCCCGAACTTCGGGTATTGGAGGGTGCGCTTCCAACTGTTGTTGAAAGGGACCATGCCCCGGACCAGCCGACTGCCGTATGACTGGTATGACTCGCCCAACATCCACCTAACCACAATCGCCGACTTCAGACGGTTTTGCAGAGAACATGATCTTGCCATCGTCCATGAGACGAACCTCGTGATCGGCGAAAACAAATGCGACCCTGTCCGGTTCGCTCCAAATATACTTTCCGACTACGGCATATTCCTGCTCAAACAAAAATAGTTTGATGGACTGATGGTTTGATGGTCGGGTATCAGTAAGTATGCGAAAGACCTGCATGACCATCACACTATCAAACTCTCAAACCATCCTACCATCAAACCTATCTCGTCGTGCTCGGATAGATAATCAAAAACCCCCTGACTTCAGGCACAAGTCCGTCGTCCGGCTCGATGACGGGTATTCTCCAACCAAAACCGACCGTCACCGTATTCATGACCTTCACGCGAAAACTTGGGGCTACATATAAGGTGGTCCCGTGAAGTGTGGTCCCGGCCAGTGCGGGCTGTTCCACACCCGGCGGAGGCGCATTGGGATAGCTGTCGTCACCCTGCACCTGAAGAATGGCGCTGGCAGATATCGCCGCATATCTTGCTATGCCGTATGTCCCCGTAGCCGCGCCGATAAATATATTGCCAATCTTGACATCCTCATCACCCTTGGTATAAAACTTGCCCGCCGCCAGAGCCTCGTATGACAGTCTCTCCTGAGTCTTGCTGTATGCAAGGGCAAGATATCCATTCCATGTGCCGCTCGACGGCTGCCAACTCAGCGGATATCTTTGAGGATAGCCGGTGTAATATCCGTTCGTGACCGAGTTACTCTGATCAAAGACACCATTGTCTTTACCGGTGGGCAGTTCCATACCGAAAGTGACCACAGCCCTCTCACTTCCCCTGCCCCTCCAGAGCAATCTTTTGCCCAACATTGTGATTCCTCCGACTGTAGTGTTGGTGGCAGTTGCGGGCTGGCCTCCAATCTCGCCGGTTATGGCGCTCCTTTGGACAGGTATCGACAGCACCGCCCCCCAGTCCTTTGAAAAGCCGTGCAGCGCGCCGATTCGTGTAACGGTGAACCTGGCGTTGAGATTGGGCTGAACATTTTCACCGTTCAGATTTGCTTTTTTAGCCTCATATACGAGACTGTCAAAATCGGGGATTGTTTCTCCCGGTTCAGGTATCGTGGTGCCCATACCGGCAAGTGGAAAGTTATACAGATTGTCGATAAACACCGGCGGTGATTGAAGGAATCCACGGTCCTCGTCGCCATAACACGCGCAAAATGCAGCCATCAGAACTATGGTCGAGATAACGGTCAGTCTCAAAATTTCACCCCCATGAACTCACTGAAACGGCTATAGCACGCATTATTCACAAGAAATGTGAACAATGCTCTCGGAGACCCGTATTATGCGCCTCCCTCATAATACGGGATAGTATACCCACCCTGCTCTTTATAGAGAGTTCAGTTATATGAAAATTTTCGGGTCAGAAGGAGTTTTGTTCTCCCAATAATGGGCTTGCCGGGAAGGCGAGGCTCCCGCCGAGCCATATTTGCTCCCGCAAACCGAACTGTTTCGCTCTTTACTTTGACTCGTCATGCGTGCAATAATAAACATATGGCTAACAACATCAGACAGACAAACAGTCCAAATGAAGCAGACGAGCGAGTATCCGCTCTGGTCACAAACGCTGCTGCCGTGAGCGCGCTGGCATCGGCAGTGGAAGGCACACTGGGACCCAAAGGGCTGGACTGTATGCTCGTAGATAAGTTTGGGGATGTGACCGTCACGAACGACGGCGCCACGATCCTCGACAAGATAGATACCAACCATCCCGCCGCGCAGATGCTGATAAAGGCTGCACGCGCACAGGAAAATGAGATAGGCGATGGCACGACCACGACAGCAATCCTGGCGTGTGCATTGATCTCCGAAGGGCTGGCGAATGTCCAGAAGGGCGTTCCGGTGACCAAGGTGATCGAGGGCATGCGTTTTGGCGTAAAGGCTGCTCTCGACTTTATCAAGCATCAGGCGGCACAGAATTCAGCCGATAAGCATCTGACACAGGTGGCGCTGGTTGCCGCGCGAGGCAATGAGGACATTGCGGGCTTGATCGTGGAGGCGGCGCGCCTCGTGGGTAATGAGAAGCTCAAAGACCCAGGTTACTGCCTTGCAGACGCGATAGTCGCCAAGGAATATGCTCAAAACGAAGTCTTCACGGGCGTGATTTTGGATAAACAGCGCCTGAGCAGGCAGATGCCTCGAAGCATTGAAAATGCCAAAGTGTTCATAATCGACGACGCGCTTGAGCCGGGTCAGGTTGAGGACGATGCGCTTGCGACAGAGTCCGGCTTTGCGAGATATATGGCTCTCCAGGACGAGTTCAGGCGCGATGTCGAAAAAATTGTCGGGTTGGGAGTCACATTCATCGCGGCATCAAAGGCAATCGATCCTGTGGCGGAAGAAGTTCTCACAGACACCGGCGTGCTGGCAGTCAGACGGCTGTCATCACGGGATATTGCCAGGTTGGTAGAACTCACCGGCGCACGCACACTCAAGCGCTCAGGTCTTGCAAAGGACCCAGCCGAACTGCAAGGTTTCCTCGGCACCTGCGATAGGGTATACGAGGATGAACGGCTCGACCATATCAGAGTGCTCGGAGGCAAAGGTCATGGCATGCCCACTGTGATTGTCGGAGCATCGACACGTGAGGTCAAAGACGAACGCGAAAGGATAGCCAGAGACGCCGCTGGAGCCGTACAGTCGGCCGTGAAGACCGGCGTGGTGGCCGGCGGTGGAGCGATCGAGATAGGCGCTGCAAAGCATATACTCTCGCTCAAAGAAAAGGCTCATGGCATGGCGTCATACGGCATCGACGCAGTTTCGGCTGCGTTGAAACGGCCGCTGAGCCAGATCGTTGCGAATGCCGGTTTCAACCCTCTGGAGAAGGTCGAGGAGGTTCTGTCAGCGCAGAGTAAAGCAGACGACTGTTCGCTTGCAATAGACTGCGACACAGGTGAGGTATGCAATATGACCAAGTGCGGCGTAGTCGATCCGGCAGGTGTGAAATTATATGCTCTGAGCACGGCAGCCGAAGTTGCAGAGGCCATCCTTAGGATAAACACAATCATCAGAAAGCGGGAGGAGTCTGCCGCCCCCGCAAAGTCATCGGAGTTGATATGAAGCAGCACAAAGAAAATACAACACATAAGGTCCCAATCGACCCGGATGAACAAGAAGTCGTATCGAACGAAGAAGTCGTCTCGGACATGCAGATTCTGCAAGAAGAGATAGAGAAACTGCAAAATGACGTCCAGGAAGCGCATGATAAATATATCAGAGCACTTGCGGATTTCGATAATTACCGCAAACGCCAGCGCGAGGAGACCGCCCGCTCGTGCGATTTTGCTCGAATAGAAGTAATAAGCACCCTGCTGCCTATAATCGACAATTTCGAGCGGTCTGTGCAGGCCGCCGAAGAGAATCACAGCTACGATGCTTTGGTGGAAGGCGTGTCGCTTACTCTGCGTCAGCTTCATGATATGCTCACCAAACAGGGCGTAGAACCTATTGAGTCTGTGGGTCAGGAGTTCAATCCCGAGCTGCACGAGGCGCTGATGAGAGTGGACACGGACGATTACCCCGAAAACACAATAGTCGACGAGCTTGAGAAGGGCTATACGCTCAACGGAAAGGTGCTGCGCCCTGCCCGCGTGCGAGTGGCTATGTCCGATTAATTACAAACAAAAACGGCTCACCCCGATATATCGAGATGAGCCGTTATTGCTAAACTTGCCCCTGTTAGCTGGCAGCATACCATGCAAACGGGCTTTCCTTTATAATCATTCTGGCAGGTTCCTTGGGGGTGTTCTCCACCAATATCGCCTGACCCGCTTCTTCTTTTTCGACTTTGTATCGACTGCCATCACCATCAACCAGAGCGCCCTTCACCACACTGAGCGCCTGATCGAAGCAGCCCTTGTTGACAATGATCGGATGCGAAGAGCTCAGGTTCTGGAAACCAAGCCCTGCCTCCGTAAGGAGCTTCTTCACTTCCACAAATACTTTGCCGCGAGAGCTGTCGTTCTCGATTACGGCCTGTACTTCAGTCTTTCCAAACCGTGTCGAAACACGCGCGTTTTTTCCAAGCTTGCCTTTTTCAGCCACTAAAATCCACCTCGTTAATCAATTCCGGCACGCGAATACGTTTCCGATTAATATCTGCTGGTTACCCGCTGACTTGCAGGTAAATAATTATACCACGGTCATGCAATTTTGCGCAATATCAACCTGGTCTCATTTTCTATTGCACTTTCTACGCAGAAGTGTTATACTAGCAAGGTTATCGATCCTATGGCAGGGACAGGGGGTGAGACCTAGTTGCCGAATATCAAGTCAGTTGTTAAAGACGTCAAGAAGTCTCGCGAGCTCAGGCTGCGAAATTTGGATACAAGGTCCAAGATCAAGACCTTTGTAAAAAAGACCAAAGCTGCACAGGATGCATCAGCAGATAATGGCGCCGAGCTGCTCAATGAGACTGTGAGCATAGTAGATAAGGCAGCAAAGCGCGGCATTATTCATCCGAACGCGGCTGCAAGACGCAAGTCCAGGCTTATGAAGCGTGCCGCTTTCAAGGCAAATGCACAGTCATAGCCGACGTCGATTATAGAATTTTCCAGACTGAGAGGTAAGCGCTGCTGCCTCTCTTTCTCTTTGTACGTTTTGTGTTGTGGGTTTCGGACAGATGGTCACCAAGAAACATATTGAGGATGGACTTCAAAAAATCAGGCTGAGCACTGGCGATGTTGTCGTAGTTCACAGTTCGCTGTCGAGTTTTGGTAATGTAGATGGTGGAGCCGACACTGTAATCGATGCTTTGCTGGATGTCATCGGTGAGCAGGGTACACTCGTAGTGCCGACATACACATACGGTCTGGATATATTTGACCCTCAGACATCCACATCATTGTGCGGAGCAATCACCGAGGCCGTCCGCATGCACCCAAATGCACTTCGCAGCCTGCACCCCACCCACTCTATCGCAGCCATAGGCGCACTGGCAGATATGATTACCACGGGTCACGAAAAAGTCCATTCATTTGCTCGTGGGTCTGCATTGTTCAATGCACTGCAGTCTCGGGCTAAGGTCCTCCTGCTGGGAGTATCTCACACATCAAATTCGATGATCCATGTGGCTGAGGAGATCGCTAATCTGCCGTATCTTGACCGGTCAAGACATATCGAGTTCAAGAATGTGCAGGGCAAAGCCGTTCAAAAATGGGTGCGCAGACCCGGCTGCAGCCAGGGTTTCGGTGCGATTGAAGAAGTGCTGGATGAGCATGACGCCATACGTGAGACGACCATCGGTGAGTGCCGTGCGCGGATTATGACAGCGAGGTCGGTCGTCGAGGCAGCACTGGAGATACTTAAGATGAACCCGGAAGGTCTTCTATGCGAGAGGCCGGACTGCGAGGCATGCGCCCAGGCCAGGGCAATGGTCGAAGCGACAGAGGTCGAAAATCAGGACAAAGAAATAATCGAGATGGCCGAGGAAGAAGAACGGGTCAGGCGCGCTATACAGAAGCGTCTGCAGGGCGGCGAAGTCAAATTCTTTGATGCCGACGACGAATATACTTCGCCAAATTAGGAGGGAAATGTGCACTTTTGCAAATTAAGCGATTTGGAACTGCGTCAAATGCTCCCCGGATGCAATGCTCGATTCATTCATACAGACAATATGACTGTCTCCTATTGGAACCTTGACGGGGGAGCTGTAATACCGCCTCACAAGCATCCACATGAACAGGTGACCAGTCTGATAGAGGGCAAGCTCGAAATGAGTGTCGGTGGCGAGTGCAAGACAATAGAGCCGGGTGAGATAGTCATCATCCCCGGAGATGTCGAACACAGCGTCAATGCGCTTACGCCCTGCTATGTGATAGACGCATTCTATCCCGCAAGAGACGACTATAGATAACTTAGGACCTAGTCAGAAAATCGCACGACTGATGGATCAGGCTAATCGCATCATCGCCATGGTTTGCAAGCTCTATGCACATAAACGTATCCTGCGGCAGAGCACGTAGTTCCGTCATCACCGCGTTCCAGTCTATATTGCCCTCACCCGGCGGCAGATGAAGGTCCTCCTTGCCAAGGTTGTCGTTAATGTGGAGTTCGATTATAAGATCACAAAACTCACGCAGGTAATCCTCGACAGGCACACCATCAAGAGCCTTGCTGCGATTGGCATGACCGGTGTCTATGCATATCCCCAACCCCGGGACCGAACCGATAACATCGAGTGCGTGCCTCATCATAGCGATACCTGTGCGTCCAGAGTTTTCAAATGCGAGCATAATTCCAGAGTCTGCAGCGAACTTGCATATATCGCGCAGGGTTTGTGGTGACGGCGGATTATCACAGTGTTCCAGTCCGAATGTGGCCGAGTGAACCACCAGCACGCTGCCACTGAAACTTGCAACCATCGGTATCTCGGCCATGAGCTTGTCATAGTCCCACTCGAACTGGTTTGTGTGGCAGGTCAGAAATTTTGCCTTTTTACCAATCTCACGAATCTGCTCGATTGCTTGCTGTGTATACGGCTTGTAATTATACTCGGAAAGAAAAACCTCTACACCCAGCCCGTCGTCTACAATTGCTTTTGCACAGTCAGCAACCGGCATGCAATCGCTGTTGGGATCATCATGAGGGAAAAACACATAAACAGATGCGCTGAGGTTGCTCTTAATATCGCTCATTATACTCTCCTGCTAAATTGGCAAACTTAACTATACGACGAGCACGGTAGTAATCCCTCTTTACTCCGGCGGTAAACCCTGCAATAATAGTCTGGTTAATAACATGCTGGAGGTCATTTATGCCGAACACCATCAAAATCACAGCCGGATCGGTCACACAGACCGCCACCCTAAACGACAGCGAATGTGCCAAGAAAATATGGAATGCGCTGCCCATAGAAGCCAACGGCAGCACATGGGGTGATGAGATATATTTTGAAATCCCCGTAGACTGCGACCGAGAAAACCCAAAAGAGACAGTTGAACTAGGCGACCTGGCCTATTGGCTGGCCGGAAGCTGTTTTTGCATATTTTTTGGACCGACGCCTATGAGCCGCGGCAGTGAGATCAGACCCGCAAGCGCAGTGGAGGTATTCGGCAAACTTGACGGCGACCCGAATGAGTTCAAAAAAGTGCACAGCGGACAGAAAGTTGTTATTACAAAAGAATAATCGCATTTGGGAACCATCTTGTTCCATCTATCGTAGTTATGAATGAAGCAACAACGACCTTCTTTTAATTCTACCTCCTTTCTCATGCCCTGACCGACTTGGTCAGGGCTTATTTTTTGCCTGTACGATTTTAATATTTTCATATACCGGGAACGTACAAAATGTGATATGCGTAAAATATAGTGACTAAAGATACTGGTTATCTTTTCTCCTTTCTCCTCCTTTCCTTCGACCCCGGTCAAAAGAGATCGGGGCTCTTTTTTTGTACCGACTCATATATCACCTCATGTATGAGCGGTGGAACTTGCGGCATATCTCCTATGACATATGCATTACAAACAGCCAATGCAGCCCCAGCAGCCTTTGACTCATCGTTATAGTGCAGCCTTGCCATTGTCTCGCCTTTCTCAACTCTGTCGCCCAGTTTTTTCATCACCATAATGCCCACCGCCGGGTCAATCGAGTCTTCTTTACGTTCACGTCCTGCGCCAAGCATACATGCCGCTCTGCCTATCTGAGCGCAATCGATCATAGATACAAAACCCGATTCCTTGCTCACAACATCGGCTGTGTTTTTTGCCTGAGGAAGCAGAGTAGTGTCATCAATCACTGCAGGATTGCCGTCCTGCGCAGATATAATCTGAGCAAACTTCTTCAGCGCACCGCCACTGACGAGCGATTCAGAAGCCATTGCACGCGCTTCGTCTTCGGACTTGCACTGTTCAGCCATGTATAAGATTATTGCAGATATTTCTACACACAAACTCCTAAAATCATCCGGTCCGCCGCCTTTAAGAGTGTCAATCGCCTCGACGACCTCCAAAGAATTGCCTACTGCATAACCCAACGGCTGATTCATATCAGTGATGGCAGCGCCGACTTTTCGACCCAGGTTTGTGCCTATTGCGATCATAGTTTGGGCAAGCTCTCTGGCCCGAGGCAGGTCATGCATAAACGCTCCCGAGCCGACCTTGACGTCCAGCAGGATAATATCACTCGAGCATGCAATCTTCTTGCTCATAATGCTTGCAGCGATGAGCGGTATGTTCTCGACCGTCCCGGTGACGTCTCGCAGAGCATAAATTTTCTTATCGGCAGGCACTATATCATGCGTCTGGCCTGCAATCGCCGCACCTATATCGTTCACCTGCCTCACAAACCTCTCTGGAGAAATGGCAGTGTTGAAGCCGGGTATGGATTCGAGCTTATCGAGAGTCCCGCCTGTGAATCCAAGTCCTCTGCCGGACATTTTCGGCACAGCCAGTCCGCATGACGCCAGGATCGGGATTACGACTAATGTAGTTTTGTCCCCCACTCCGCCTGTGCTGTGCTTGTCCACCTTTGTATTAGTTATTGCCGATAAGTTTAACACTTCGCCGCTCGCGATCATTGCCTTGGTCATAGCCGAGGTCTCGGCAAAGCTCATGCCGTTGATGAACGCAGCCATCAGAAATGCAGACATCTGATAATCAGGCACAGCCCCGGATGCGTAATCCAGCACTATTCTGGATATTTCTTCATTAGTAAGCTCACGTCGGTCTCTTTTGGAGGCGATTATATCTTGTATTGTCATATGTCAATTCCTCAAATAGTTGAAAGCTGGAAAGCAAAAAAGCAGATTCCTCGACTTCGCTCGGAATGACTGAATTTGAAATGCTGTGCTAACAAACTAGATTTTACCAGGAAGCAGGATACAGTCAAGCGGAAATTGAAGTTGGGAGTCGGAGGTCGGAATGCGCTGCATATCAGTGATAGCGATACTTTTTTTGGCAATATCTCTACCCACATGTGCGCAAGTCAGCGTACCGCAGGGGTCTATCGACAAACTCAGCAGCACATTTTCGATTACTCGCGACAAACTCTGGGAATTAAACGATGAGTTCTGGCACGAGGGCGAGTTCGAGCGGTGCATTGCCATGATGCGTCTAATAACGCGGATCGACCCGCATGACACACAGGCATACAGCGACGGCGCATGGCTGATGCAAAACCAGCTCAGGGACGATGAGGCCGAAGTATTTCTGCTTGAAGGCCTTGCGAATAACGGCGATGTGTATGATCTATACTTCGAGCTCGGGTATTATTATTATCTTCACGAAAGGTTCGATGAAGCAATAGACTATCTGATCGCAGCCTCCACATTCGATGCGCCTATGACGACCTGGCATACCCTCGCCCATGCATATGAGCTTGCGGGCTATGTCGATTCGTCTCTGGGGGTATGGGCATATCGAAATTCGGTTGACCCGGAGAACCCGGTTCCTCCAATGCAAATTGAAAGGATATTGAGCGGCGGACCGGCATCGGGCGTGCCGAGGTTTATGTCTCAAGCCAGGCAGGAGCGAAAAGCCAGAGCCGGAATGAAATAAGTTAGTCGATCACATTCAAGACAGTCCCGGTTTGCTCAGGCGCAAGAATTCCATCAAGGATGGTCAGCGAACCTGCAGTCAAAGAAGTGCCGGTCGTCGGTCTTACATAGACATACTGGTTATTTCCACTCACCCCGGCGCAGGATCTGAGCTTCCACAATCCATCATCAGCCGCCTCCGGATAACCCCACAACTGAACAAGCAGCCCATAACAGAGTTTGTTTGACATCGCCGTCGCCATATTAACACCTAATGGTCTTGGAAGCGATTCGCCCTGGCAAACCGTCTTAACAGAGGTCGACTGAATATATTTCTCACCGGCAGTATTCGTGCTCAAGATGCCGGTTATGTCGACTCTGTCGCCTGATGTTACTTCAGCGCCTGACACGACTTTCAAACCGCATGCTCTATTGTCGTCCTCAATGTAGAATGAATCGCTCATAGTTGCAGTCACAATTTTATTGGTAATGCTCACCGACAGACCATCGCTTACACTCTTTACATTGCCGATAGGTGTCGAAGCATCCACGGTAATGCCGTCGGAGGCGGTGGTCTCGCTCCAGACACCGCTTGTATTTTCGGCCTCGACGTATACATAGTAAGTGCAACCGTCGATCATGGACAGACAAATATTCGCATCTGTCTGCTTTCCGGCGGAAGTCCAGTCTCTGACATAACCCGAGCCCCTGTCGACCGGTGACGTGCCGACTGCATATTTGTATTGAGCTATCTGGGTCTCGGAATCGACAGCGCTCCATGAGGCATGCAGGCTGCCTGTGTTGTTTGTGTATTGGCCGTCATCCTGCACGGATTCCACAACAGGCGCGGTATCATCGGCAAGGACGACTACACTCAGTGTGCACACAGGCGACAAATTGCCCACAGTGTTTTGCGCGTACACATCGATCGAATGCTCACCGGGAGCGACACCAGTTATTTCAAAGCTGAAATATTCAAGCGGCGAATCGAACGTGCCGTCACTGGCTGCGGCACTCGTCCATGTGCCGCCGTCGATGCTATACTCCACACCAGTGATTGTATTGATCGTGACAAGTGTAAAAGATGGTGAGTTGCAGGGTATGTCATATGCCGTTCCGCTAAAGTGGAGAGTGCTATTTTTTGTCGAGCTGCCGTCTTGACATGTGGCGCTGCAGTCGACAGACGTGTCTATCGGGTCTAATATACTGTCTTCGTCAGTATCCAGCCAGCCTATCTGCCCACGAGTGTAGCTGCACAGATTATCTGAGCAGTCCCTCATAACACACGACACGCTGTCGGGATTATTATACGAGCAGTTTGCGTTTGCGATGCCGAGATAACCGTATGAACCGAAATCGCAGCATGAATAGCTTCCACAGTATTCGTCCGCCGCACCGAATATATGGCCTACTTCATGCCTAAAGACCTGGTCCATGCGGCTGTGTCCCCAAGAGCCGCAGTCATATGTCATCACCACCATCGGGCCGTTTCTGTATGCAAAGCTGTATGCTCCGTCCGGGAAACATCCATCGGTGTCGTTATAGCTGTCTGCCACATAGACACAAAAACCCCAGTCGGTATCATACTTCGTCCTCATGTCGTTTATATAAGCTAGAGTCAAACTCGTCCCATTTGCGTATATGTCATAATAACCCAGCGTGCCCAGCGTGTTCACTATCCATGCATCTGAAAATATCGAACTGATCTCAATCGGCTCATACTCACAAGTCGCGCCCAAATTTTCCAACGGCACATCATAATATACTGTCAGGCGAGCCTTTCCCTCCGATTTGTCGATCCACCAGTCCATCCCCTGCACAATCTTCGCGAGCACTGAATCTATGCGCTCCTGCGACCAATTCTCGGAACCACCATTGCTTTCGGGCAGTATTATTCCGACCGCAACCGAGCCTATCATATAACTACTGGTCTGATAATATCCCGGCGCCAGGGATGAATATTCGGAGCCGGATTCCTCGGATGAAAGCGTAATGACATCATTATCAGGCAGCGACACATCCCCAGCAGCAGAAAAAAGTGAAATATGAGGAGCACACAGTGAATTG
The nucleotide sequence above comes from bacterium. Encoded proteins:
- the metW gene encoding methionine biosynthesis protein MetW — translated: MSSEISTTGREYNLQPELKHIVDMVKPGSRVLDLGCGEGDLLKALQIQKRARVQGIELSDTAIQECITKGLFVYHGDLDEGLADFNDQSMDYVILTNTIQVLHRPDFLIQEAARVGRHCIISIPNFGYWRVRFQLLLKGTMPRTSRLPYDWYDSPNIHLTTIADFRRFCREHDLAIVHETNLVIGENKCDPVRFAPNILSDYGIFLLKQK
- a CDS encoding TCP-1/cpn60 chaperonin family protein, which produces MANNIRQTNSPNEADERVSALVTNAAAVSALASAVEGTLGPKGLDCMLVDKFGDVTVTNDGATILDKIDTNHPAAQMLIKAARAQENEIGDGTTTTAILACALISEGLANVQKGVPVTKVIEGMRFGVKAALDFIKHQAAQNSADKHLTQVALVAARGNEDIAGLIVEAARLVGNEKLKDPGYCLADAIVAKEYAQNEVFTGVILDKQRLSRQMPRSIENAKVFIIDDALEPGQVEDDALATESGFARYMALQDEFRRDVEKIVGLGVTFIAASKAIDPVAEEVLTDTGVLAVRRLSSRDIARLVELTGARTLKRSGLAKDPAELQGFLGTCDRVYEDERLDHIRVLGGKGHGMPTVIVGASTREVKDERERIARDAAGAVQSAVKTGVVAGGGAIEIGAAKHILSLKEKAHGMASYGIDAVSAALKRPLSQIVANAGFNPLEKVEEVLSAQSKADDCSLAIDCDTGEVCNMTKCGVVDPAGVKLYALSTAAEVAEAILRINTIIRKREESAAPAKSSELI
- the grpE gene encoding nucleotide exchange factor GrpE is translated as MKQHKENTTHKVPIDPDEQEVVSNEEVVSDMQILQEEIEKLQNDVQEAHDKYIRALADFDNYRKRQREETARSCDFARIEVISTLLPIIDNFERSVQAAEENHSYDALVEGVSLTLRQLHDMLTKQGVEPIESVGQEFNPELHEALMRVDTDDYPENTIVDELEKGYTLNGKVLRPARVRVAMSD
- the rpsT gene encoding 30S ribosomal protein S20; its protein translation is MPNIKSVVKDVKKSRELRLRNLDTRSKIKTFVKKTKAAQDASADNGAELLNETVSIVDKAAKRGIIHPNAAARRKSRLMKRAAFKANAQS
- a CDS encoding AAC(3) family N-acetyltransferase, whose translation is MVTKKHIEDGLQKIRLSTGDVVVVHSSLSSFGNVDGGADTVIDALLDVIGEQGTLVVPTYTYGLDIFDPQTSTSLCGAITEAVRMHPNALRSLHPTHSIAAIGALADMITTGHEKVHSFARGSALFNALQSRAKVLLLGVSHTSNSMIHVAEEIANLPYLDRSRHIEFKNVQGKAVQKWVRRPGCSQGFGAIEEVLDEHDAIRETTIGECRARIMTARSVVEAALEILKMNPEGLLCERPDCEACAQARAMVEATEVENQDKEIIEMAEEEERVRRAIQKRLQGGEVKFFDADDEYTSPN
- a CDS encoding cupin domain-containing protein, encoding MHFCKLSDLELRQMLPGCNARFIHTDNMTVSYWNLDGGAVIPPHKHPHEQVTSLIEGKLEMSVGGECKTIEPGEIVIIPGDVEHSVNALTPCYVIDAFYPARDDYR
- a CDS encoding sugar phosphate isomerase/epimerase, which gives rise to MSDIKSNLSASVYVFFPHDDPNSDCMPVADCAKAIVDDGLGVEVFLSEYNYKPYTQQAIEQIREIGKKAKFLTCHTNQFEWDYDKLMAEIPMVASFSGSVLVVHSATFGLEHCDNPPSPQTLRDICKFAADSGIMLAFENSGRTGIAMMRHALDVIGSVPGLGICIDTGHANRSKALDGVPVEDYLREFCDLIIELHINDNLGKEDLHLPPGEGNIDWNAVMTELRALPQDTFMCIELANHGDDAISLIHQSCDFLTRS
- a CDS encoding thymidine phosphorylase; the encoded protein is MTIQDIIASKRDRRELTNEEISRIVLDYASGAVPDYQMSAFLMAAFINGMSFAETSAMTKAMIASGEVLNLSAITNTKVDKHSTGGVGDKTTLVVIPILASCGLAVPKMSGRGLGFTGGTLDKLESIPGFNTAISPERFVRQVNDIGAAIAGQTHDIVPADKKIYALRDVTGTVENIPLIAASIMSKKIACSSDIILLDVKVGSGAFMHDLPRARELAQTMIAIGTNLGRKVGAAITDMNQPLGYAVGNSLEVVEAIDTLKGGGPDDFRSLCVEISAIILYMAEQCKSEDEARAMASESLVSGGALKKFAQIISAQDGNPAVIDDTTLLPQAKNTADVVSKESGFVSMIDCAQIGRAACMLGAGRERKEDSIDPAVGIMVMKKLGDRVEKGETMARLHYNDESKAAGAALAVCNAYVIGDMPQVPPLIHEVIYESVQKKSPDLF